In Streptomyces sp. NBC_00569, a single genomic region encodes these proteins:
- a CDS encoding SchA/CurD-like domain-containing protein → MTPISGRISQSAFDGSRLRVILLLDLYEGAQQQFLDAYEHMRNQVASVPGHLSDQLCQSIENPSQWLITSEWESAPPFLAWVNSEEHVETVRPMHSCVKDTRSMRYSILRETNPAEQVTRAPAAANAVAARVGDGAARHALTFTVKPGSESKVAEILAGYESPEAQVDETTRLRRTSLFMHGNRVVRAVEVEGDLLAALRHVARQPEVQAVEEAINPYLEQHRDLTDADSARVFFTRAALPAVHHVVSDVPEPRDLRRHALYYPAKKGRGMDLARLLAEQDATAADDPDNPVYGSTVFQRDDTVVRLIDITGELDSDPAASLGIKGAKKSAELEQLLDGAAIGVEGSLQTERNINRLLSHADMMPITDRSSAGS, encoded by the coding sequence ATGACCCCCATCTCAGGACGCATATCGCAGTCGGCCTTCGACGGTTCGAGGTTGCGAGTGATCCTCCTGCTCGATCTGTACGAGGGAGCCCAGCAGCAGTTCCTGGACGCGTACGAGCACATGCGCAATCAGGTCGCGTCCGTGCCCGGTCACCTCAGTGACCAGCTCTGCCAGTCGATCGAGAACCCCTCGCAGTGGCTCATCACCAGCGAGTGGGAGAGCGCCCCGCCCTTCCTCGCCTGGGTGAACAGCGAGGAGCACGTCGAGACCGTCAGGCCGATGCACAGCTGCGTCAAGGACACCCGGTCGATGCGGTACAGCATCCTCCGGGAGACCAACCCCGCCGAGCAGGTCACGCGGGCGCCGGCGGCGGCGAACGCGGTGGCGGCCCGGGTGGGCGACGGCGCGGCGCGCCACGCCCTCACCTTCACCGTCAAGCCGGGCTCCGAGTCGAAGGTCGCGGAGATCCTGGCCGGGTACGAGTCGCCCGAGGCCCAGGTCGACGAGACCACCCGCCTGCGCCGCACCTCGCTCTTCATGCACGGCAACCGCGTCGTGCGTGCCGTGGAGGTGGAGGGCGACCTCCTCGCCGCGCTGCGCCACGTGGCCCGCCAGCCCGAGGTGCAGGCGGTCGAGGAAGCCATCAACCCCTACCTCGAGCAGCACCGGGACCTGACCGACGCCGATTCGGCGCGTGTCTTCTTCACCCGGGCCGCGCTCCCGGCCGTCCACCATGTGGTGTCCGACGTACCGGAGCCGCGCGACCTGCGGCGTCACGCCCTGTACTACCCGGCCAAGAAGGGCCGCGGGATGGATCTGGCCCGGCTGCTGGCCGAGCAGGACGCGACCGCGGCGGACGACCCGGACAACCCGGTGTACGGCAGCACCGTCTTCCAGCGCGACGACACCGTGGTGCGTCTCATCGACATCACCGGTGAGCTCGACAGCGACCCCGCCGCCTCCCTGGGCATCAAGGGCGCCAAGAAGAGCGCGGAGCTCGAGCAGCTCCTCGACGGCGCAGCCATCGGTGTCGAGGGCTCCCTGCAGACGGAGCGCAACATCAACCGGCTCCTGTCGCACGCCGACATGATGCCCATCACCGACCGCAGCTCGGCGGGTTCCTGA
- a CDS encoding SRPBCC family protein encodes MSGHTENSITIDAPLDLVWDITNDIENWPQLFSEYASLEVLSREGDTTTFRLTMHPDDNGKVWSWVSERTMDRAKRTVRARRVETGPFAHMDIRWDYKETPEGTRMDWVQDFAMKPEAPVDDAWMTDNINRNSVTQMGLIRDQIERVARDRQKAAVPR; translated from the coding sequence ATGTCCGGACACACAGAGAACAGCATCACCATCGACGCCCCCCTCGACCTCGTCTGGGACATCACCAACGACATCGAGAACTGGCCGCAGCTCTTCAGCGAGTACGCGTCCCTCGAAGTGCTCTCCCGCGAGGGCGACACGACGACCTTCCGCCTGACCATGCACCCGGACGACAACGGGAAGGTCTGGAGCTGGGTCTCGGAGCGGACCATGGACCGCGCGAAGCGGACCGTGCGTGCCCGCCGTGTCGAGACCGGGCCCTTCGCGCACATGGACATCCGGTGGGACTACAAGGAGACCCCGGAAGGCACCCGTATGGACTGGGTGCAGGACTTCGCCATGAAGCCCGAGGCCCCGGTCGACGACGCCTGGATGACGGACAACATCAACCGCAACTCCGTCACGCAGATGGGCCTCATCCGCGACCAGATCGAGCGGGTCGCCCGTGACCGACAGAAGGCCGCCGTGCCCCGCTGA
- a CDS encoding class F sortase — translation MAARLPSPDQTESVPPGRRSRIGAWIVWSVGIVVLAVSLFGGNDTTSDTTSDASGASQPSAAYAPSSDAVPPAPSEPPAEPVLPAAPVPSEPPVPPAASVEPVGKHLPRARPTRLLIPKIGVNAPFTELAIGPTGQLQPPPASDTNLVGWMASGVTPGETGTSIIAGHVDTKTSAAVFAGLRNLRTGDTFTVKREDASTASFVVDSVETYAKNNFPNERVYGDTPQAQVRLITCTGVYDHVKKDYIDNLVVFAHLV, via the coding sequence ATGGCAGCCCGGTTGCCTTCCCCCGATCAGACCGAGTCCGTGCCGCCCGGGCGCCGATCCCGCATCGGCGCGTGGATCGTGTGGTCCGTCGGAATCGTCGTCCTGGCGGTGAGTCTGTTCGGCGGCAATGACACGACGTCAGACACCACATCCGATGCCTCCGGTGCGTCGCAGCCCTCGGCGGCGTACGCGCCGTCCTCGGACGCCGTGCCGCCCGCGCCGTCGGAGCCGCCCGCAGAGCCCGTGCTGCCCGCAGCGCCCGTGCCGTCGGAGCCGCCCGTGCCGCCCGCGGCGTCCGTGGAGCCCGTCGGAAAGCATCTGCCGCGGGCCAGGCCCACGCGGCTGCTCATCCCGAAGATCGGTGTGAACGCCCCCTTCACCGAGCTCGCCATCGGCCCCACGGGCCAGCTGCAGCCCCCGCCCGCCAGCGACACGAACCTGGTCGGCTGGATGGCTTCCGGCGTGACCCCGGGCGAGACCGGTACCTCGATCATCGCCGGTCATGTCGACACGAAGACGTCCGCCGCGGTGTTCGCCGGCCTCCGGAATCTGAGGACGGGGGACACCTTCACGGTCAAGAGGGAGGACGCGAGCACGGCCTCGTTCGTGGTCGACAGCGTCGAGACGTACGCGAAGAACAACTTCCCCAACGAGCGCGTGTACGGGGACACGCCTCAGGCTCAGGTCCGGCTGATCACCTGCACCGGGGTCTACGACCACGTCAAGAAGGACTACATCGACAACCTGGTGGTCTTCGCCCATCTCGTCTGA
- a CDS encoding acyl carrier protein, with protein MITAELTFDDLAGLMKKAAGVTVDPQQLKQSPDFPFDSVGLDSLGLLGIVGELENRYGQSLPQDSERCKTPREFLDLVNSTLKAGA; from the coding sequence ATGATCACCGCAGAACTGACCTTCGACGATCTGGCCGGCCTCATGAAGAAGGCGGCCGGAGTCACCGTGGACCCCCAGCAACTCAAGCAGTCGCCGGACTTCCCGTTCGACTCCGTCGGCCTCGACTCCCTCGGCCTGCTCGGCATCGTGGGCGAGCTCGAGAACCGGTACGGCCAGTCGCTGCCCCAGGACTCGGAGCGCTGCAAGACGCCCCGCGAGTTCCTGGACCTCGTCAACAGCACCCTCAAGGCTGGAGCCTGA
- a CDS encoding TcmI family type II polyketide cyclase — protein MHHALIVARMAPGSAPAISDVFADSDRGELPRLIGVKSRSLFQFGDVYLHLIESDKDPAPAIAQVAGHPEFRSISDQLSAYVSAYDPQTWRSPKDAMAHRFYHWDRNNPS, from the coding sequence ATGCATCACGCCCTGATCGTCGCCCGCATGGCGCCCGGTTCGGCGCCGGCGATCTCCGACGTGTTCGCCGACTCGGACCGAGGTGAGCTCCCGCGTCTGATCGGCGTCAAGAGCCGTAGCCTGTTCCAGTTCGGCGACGTGTACCTGCACCTCATCGAGTCCGACAAGGACCCGGCGCCCGCCATCGCGCAGGTGGCCGGCCACCCCGAGTTCCGCAGTATCAGCGATCAGCTGTCGGCGTACGTCAGCGCGTACGACCCGCAGACATGGCGCAGCCCCAAGGACGCCATGGCGCACCGCTTCTACCACTGGGACCGGAACAACCCCTCCTGA
- a CDS encoding methyltransferase — MTTVDQAPQSPMRLRELVFGAACAAAVRAAARLGVADALDDTPMSVEDLAAAVETKPLTLRRLLRALASQGVFTERPDGTFAHTDMSRLLREDDPHSLRYIALWCTEPWTWNVWPKLDEAVRHGRNVFEDVYEAEFFTYLNQEAPESAHVFNRAMTTSSEQSARDVAALLDLEGMASVADIGGGQGQVVASLLEKHPDMHGTLLDLPGVVENADARLREGGALSSRVRIIAGDCREDIPVQADVYIIKNILEWDDDSTRRALANVRKAARPGARVIVIENLVDDTPSMKFTTSMDLLLLLNVGGAKHTRLSMVERLTDAGLVLGEVRPVNAYLHAFECTVPA; from the coding sequence ATGACGACCGTCGATCAGGCTCCCCAGTCACCCATGCGTCTGCGGGAGCTGGTTTTCGGGGCCGCGTGCGCCGCCGCCGTACGCGCGGCCGCCCGCCTGGGCGTGGCCGACGCCCTGGACGACACGCCCATGAGCGTGGAGGACCTGGCGGCTGCGGTGGAGACCAAGCCGCTGACGCTGCGCCGGCTGCTGCGCGCACTGGCCAGCCAGGGCGTCTTCACGGAGCGCCCGGACGGCACGTTCGCGCACACGGACATGTCCCGGCTCCTGCGCGAGGACGACCCGCACAGCCTGCGCTACATCGCGCTGTGGTGCACCGAGCCGTGGACCTGGAACGTCTGGCCGAAGCTCGACGAGGCGGTGCGCCACGGCCGCAACGTCTTCGAGGACGTGTACGAAGCTGAGTTCTTCACCTATCTCAACCAGGAGGCTCCCGAGTCGGCGCACGTGTTCAACCGCGCCATGACGACATCCAGCGAGCAGTCCGCGCGCGACGTCGCCGCCCTCCTCGATCTGGAGGGAATGGCCTCGGTCGCGGACATCGGCGGCGGTCAAGGGCAGGTCGTGGCCAGCCTGCTGGAGAAGCACCCCGACATGCACGGCACGCTGCTCGACCTGCCGGGCGTGGTCGAGAACGCCGATGCGCGCCTGCGCGAGGGCGGTGCGCTGTCCTCACGGGTGCGCATCATCGCCGGTGACTGCCGCGAGGACATCCCGGTCCAGGCGGATGTCTACATCATCAAGAACATCCTGGAGTGGGACGACGACAGCACCCGCAGGGCGCTGGCCAACGTCCGCAAGGCGGCGCGGCCCGGTGCCCGCGTCATCGTCATCGAGAACCTCGTCGACGACACCCCGTCGATGAAGTTCACGACGTCCATGGACCTGCTGCTGCTCCTCAACGTCGGTGGCGCCAAGCACACCCGGCTGAGCATGGTCGAGCGGCTGACGGACGCGGGTCTCGTCCTCGGCGAGGTCCGTCCCGTCAACGCGTATCTGCACGCCTTCGAGTGCACCGTGCCCGCCTGA
- a CDS encoding cupin domain-containing protein, which translates to MTKNPRIVDLSETEPNRRRGGDLRAMLTPATVGSTSGFMGLALVQPGERIGEHYHPYSEEFVYVVNGALEVDLDGETHELRPDQGLLIPINMRHRFRNVGDVEARMVFHLGPLAPRPSLGHVDTEETEGAEAGPGFITGGPDLTAPEHGQASERSGAIR; encoded by the coding sequence ATGACCAAGAATCCACGCATCGTGGACCTGAGCGAGACCGAACCCAACCGCCGCCGAGGAGGTGACCTGCGGGCCATGCTCACGCCGGCGACGGTCGGTTCCACCAGCGGCTTCATGGGCCTGGCCCTCGTCCAGCCCGGCGAGCGCATCGGCGAGCACTACCACCCGTACTCGGAGGAGTTCGTCTACGTCGTCAACGGCGCCCTCGAGGTGGACCTGGACGGCGAGACACATGAACTCCGCCCGGACCAGGGCCTGTTGATCCCGATCAACATGCGGCATCGCTTCCGCAACGTCGGCGACGTGGAGGCCCGCATGGTCTTCCACCTCGGCCCGCTCGCCCCGCGCCCCAGCCTCGGCCACGTCGACACGGAGGAGACCGAGGGCGCCGAAGCCGGCCCCGGGTTCATCACCGGTGGCCCGGACCTGACCGCGCCAGAACACGGACAGGCGTCCGAGCGTAGTGGGGCCATAAGGTGA
- a CDS encoding FAD-dependent oxidoreductase produces MKRSEEALEGAQHVPVLIVGGSLVGLSTSLFLGRLGVPHMLVERHSGTSIHPRGRGNNVRTMELFRVAGIQQRIEDAASVLADNHGILQTPTLVGDAGEWLFKEIDPGGGLARFSPGGWCLCSQNDLEPVLLESARELGGDLRFHTELMSFEQDAQGVTAQLKSRDTGEHTTVRADYLVAADGPRSPVRERLTIGQSGPGDLFHNVSITFTSRGLADAVGDRRFIVCYLTNPEADGALLPVDNREHWVFHAPWHPENGETLEEFTDERCTEHIRRATGVPDLDVQITGRAAWHAAERVAERYSDGRVFLAGDSAHEMSPTGAFGSNTGIQDAHNLAWKLAAVLGGWAGPGLLESYDLERRPVAEATSARASNRSVEHSHPGYTPNPEAGGPGGPGGPGPGGPGAGGPGAGGPGGKRGGILNVALGYRYPRGAVLGADPATPVVPEGMRLTGEPGSRAPHMWLNRAATRVSTLDLYERSMVLLSSGDGDDTWHDAATAIARQMALPLDSYRIGSGPDAELSPVGDVDWAETHGVAPGGAVLVRPDGFVAWRSEGPSADPGKDLRDALMGVLDRN; encoded by the coding sequence ATGAAGCGATCGGAAGAGGCCCTTGAGGGCGCTCAGCACGTGCCGGTGCTCATAGTCGGCGGCTCTCTGGTGGGCCTGTCGACCTCGCTCTTCCTGGGGCGTCTCGGCGTCCCGCACATGCTCGTGGAGCGCCATTCCGGCACGTCGATCCATCCTCGCGGGCGCGGCAACAACGTGCGCACGATGGAGTTGTTCCGGGTGGCCGGAATCCAGCAGCGCATCGAGGACGCCGCGTCGGTCCTGGCCGACAACCACGGCATCCTGCAGACGCCGACCCTGGTGGGCGACGCCGGCGAATGGCTGTTCAAGGAGATCGACCCCGGTGGCGGCCTCGCCCGCTTCAGCCCCGGCGGATGGTGCCTGTGCAGCCAGAACGATCTCGAACCCGTACTCCTGGAGAGCGCACGGGAGTTGGGCGGTGATCTGCGGTTCCACACCGAACTGATGTCGTTCGAGCAGGACGCACAGGGTGTGACCGCACAGCTCAAGAGCCGCGACACGGGCGAGCACACCACCGTCCGGGCGGACTACCTCGTCGCGGCGGACGGCCCGCGCAGCCCCGTCCGCGAGCGGCTCACCATCGGGCAGAGCGGCCCGGGCGACCTGTTCCACAACGTGAGCATCACGTTCACCTCGCGCGGCCTCGCGGACGCCGTCGGTGACCGGCGCTTCATCGTCTGCTACCTCACGAACCCGGAGGCCGACGGCGCCCTGCTGCCGGTCGACAACCGTGAGCACTGGGTCTTCCACGCTCCCTGGCACCCCGAGAACGGCGAGACGCTCGAGGAGTTCACGGACGAACGCTGCACGGAACACATCCGGCGGGCCACCGGAGTCCCGGACCTCGATGTGCAGATCACCGGCAGGGCCGCCTGGCACGCCGCCGAGCGGGTCGCCGAACGGTACTCGGACGGACGGGTGTTCCTCGCCGGCGACTCGGCCCACGAGATGTCCCCCACCGGGGCGTTCGGCTCCAACACCGGTATCCAGGACGCGCACAACCTGGCCTGGAAGCTGGCCGCCGTCCTCGGTGGCTGGGCCGGACCCGGTCTGCTGGAGTCCTACGACCTGGAGCGCCGGCCGGTCGCGGAGGCGACGAGCGCCCGCGCCTCGAACCGATCGGTCGAGCACAGCCACCCGGGATACACCCCCAACCCGGAAGCGGGCGGCCCCGGCGGACCCGGCGGACCGGGACCCGGCGGACCGGGAGCAGGAGGACCGGGAGCAGGAGGCCCCGGCGGCAAGAGGGGCGGAATCCTCAACGTGGCGCTGGGCTACCGCTATCCGCGGGGCGCGGTCCTCGGTGCCGACCCGGCGACGCCGGTCGTACCCGAGGGCATGCGACTGACCGGCGAGCCCGGGAGCCGCGCGCCCCACATGTGGCTGAACCGCGCCGCCACCCGGGTCTCCACCCTCGACCTGTACGAGCGGTCGATGGTGCTCCTGAGTTCGGGGGACGGCGACGACACGTGGCACGACGCGGCCACGGCCATCGCCCGGCAGATGGCCCTGCCGCTCGACTCGTACCGCATCGGCAGTGGGCCCGACGCGGAGCTGTCCCCCGTGGGCGACGTGGACTGGGCGGAGACCCACGGTGTCGCCCCGGGGGGTGCGGTCCTCGTCCGCCCCGACGGGTTCGTCGCATGGCGGTCCGAAGGGCCGTCGGCGGATCCCGGGAAGGATCTGCGGGACGCCCTCATGGGAGTCCTGGACCGAAACTGA
- a CDS encoding right-handed parallel beta-helix repeat-containing protein, producing MTKRQIAYLACTAAVVASSVGAAAPSADCRTVHRVKPGESIQKAVNTAKPGDVIVLSPGTFHESVNITVSGLTLRGASARSTVILPGTRSADNACAKAGNGICVTGTKSKPVERVTVRSLTLRGFTKNGLWATGTDRLRIEGVTSEKNGQWGIGQERSVRGVVRHDTVAANGDAGLFLGNTVYAEEGALNTDGTVVSHNRMLGNRIGVTVRRLRNLAVAHNEAAGNCAAMMLVGDENKPRPGALTVRNNYVHDNSKYCPATARLPYIQGSGIVLTGVEDSLLADNSIVNNVGKAPMSGGIVLAKNFKGALNQRNEIRDNLVMGNTTDLVTQDKGKGNKYRDNRCAVSVPAGRC from the coding sequence ATGACCAAGCGACAGATTGCGTACCTCGCATGCACCGCGGCCGTCGTCGCGTCGAGCGTGGGGGCCGCGGCCCCGTCGGCCGACTGCCGGACGGTGCACCGTGTGAAACCGGGCGAGTCGATCCAGAAAGCCGTGAACACGGCAAAGCCGGGAGACGTCATCGTCCTCTCCCCCGGCACCTTCCACGAGAGCGTCAACATCACCGTGTCCGGACTGACGCTGCGGGGCGCGAGCGCCCGGTCCACCGTCATCCTCCCCGGCACGAGGTCCGCCGACAACGCATGTGCCAAGGCCGGCAACGGCATCTGCGTGACCGGGACCAAGAGCAAGCCCGTCGAACGCGTCACCGTGCGCTCGCTGACCCTTCGTGGTTTCACCAAGAACGGTCTGTGGGCGACGGGTACCGACCGTCTCCGGATCGAGGGAGTGACCTCCGAGAAGAACGGCCAGTGGGGCATCGGCCAGGAACGGTCCGTGCGCGGGGTGGTCCGCCACGACACCGTCGCGGCCAACGGCGACGCCGGCCTCTTCCTGGGCAACACGGTCTACGCCGAGGAGGGAGCCCTGAACACCGATGGGACGGTGGTCAGCCACAACCGGATGCTCGGCAACCGGATCGGCGTCACCGTACGGCGGCTGCGGAACCTGGCGGTCGCGCACAACGAGGCGGCCGGCAACTGCGCCGCGATGATGCTCGTGGGTGACGAGAACAAACCGCGCCCCGGCGCACTGACGGTGCGGAACAACTACGTGCACGACAACAGCAAGTACTGTCCCGCGACCGCGCGCCTGCCCTACATCCAGGGGTCGGGCATCGTCCTCACCGGCGTCGAGGACTCGCTGCTGGCGGACAACAGCATCGTGAACAACGTGGGCAAGGCCCCGATGTCGGGCGGCATCGTGCTCGCCAAGAACTTCAAGGGTGCCCTCAACCAGCGCAACGAGATCCGCGACAACCTCGTGATGGGCAACACGACCGACCTGGTCACCCAGGACAAGGGCAAGGGCAACAAGTACCGCGACAACAGGTGCGCGGTGTCCGTGCCCGCCGGAAGGTGCTGA
- a CDS encoding beta-ketoacyl-[acyl-carrier-protein] synthase family protein, with product MTRRVAVTGVGVVAPGGIGASAFWDLLASGRTATRGITLFDPVGLRSRIAAECDLDPVAHGLDPDLVEHADRYIQFAVIAADEAVKDSGLDTGVEDPWRIGVSLGSAIGGTTRLERDYVLVSEGGKRWDVDHRAAEPKLHMAFSPSTLASVVAEQFGAQGPVQTVSTGCTSGLDAVGYAFHTIEEGRADICIAGASDSPISPITMACFDAIKATSPNNDDPEHASRPFDADRNGFVMGEGAAVLVLEDYEHARARGAHIYCELSGYATYGNAYHMTGLTSEGLEMARAIDNALGQARLDPTLIDYVNAHGSGTRQNDRHETAAVKVSLGAHAYDTPMSSIKSMVGHSLGAIGAIEVVACVLAMKHQVVPPTANYETPDPECDLDYVPRTARPRKLRNVLSVGSGFGGFQSAVLLTEPGGRTR from the coding sequence GTGACCCGGCGGGTGGCTGTCACCGGAGTCGGTGTAGTCGCCCCGGGTGGTATCGGGGCGAGCGCGTTCTGGGACCTTCTCGCCAGCGGCCGTACCGCGACCCGCGGCATCACGCTCTTCGACCCGGTGGGCCTGCGCTCACGCATAGCCGCCGAGTGCGACCTGGACCCGGTCGCACACGGCCTCGACCCGGACCTGGTCGAACACGCCGACCGGTACATCCAGTTCGCGGTCATAGCCGCCGACGAAGCCGTCAAGGACTCCGGACTCGACACCGGGGTCGAGGACCCCTGGCGCATCGGAGTGTCCCTCGGCAGCGCCATCGGCGGCACCACCCGCCTGGAGCGTGACTACGTGCTGGTCAGCGAGGGCGGGAAGCGGTGGGACGTGGACCACCGCGCGGCCGAACCGAAACTGCACATGGCGTTCTCGCCGAGCACACTCGCCTCGGTCGTCGCCGAGCAGTTCGGTGCCCAGGGTCCGGTGCAGACGGTATCCACCGGCTGCACCTCCGGGCTCGACGCGGTCGGCTACGCCTTCCACACCATCGAGGAAGGCCGCGCCGACATCTGCATCGCCGGGGCGTCGGACTCGCCGATCTCCCCGATCACGATGGCGTGCTTCGACGCCATCAAGGCGACGTCGCCCAACAACGACGACCCCGAGCACGCCTCCCGCCCCTTCGACGCCGACCGCAACGGCTTCGTGATGGGCGAGGGCGCCGCGGTGCTCGTCCTTGAGGACTACGAGCACGCCCGTGCGCGCGGCGCGCACATCTACTGCGAGCTCAGCGGCTACGCCACCTACGGCAACGCCTACCACATGACCGGTCTGACCAGCGAAGGCCTGGAGATGGCCCGGGCGATCGACAACGCGCTCGGCCAGGCCCGCCTCGACCCCACGCTGATCGACTACGTCAACGCCCACGGTTCGGGCACCAGACAGAACGACCGCCACGAGACGGCCGCCGTCAAGGTGTCCCTGGGAGCTCACGCCTACGACACACCCATGAGCTCCATCAAATCCATGGTGGGGCACTCCCTGGGCGCGATCGGCGCGATCGAGGTGGTCGCCTGCGTCCTTGCCATGAAGCACCAGGTGGTGCCGCCGACGGCGAACTACGAGACCCCCGACCCCGAGTGCGACCTGGACTACGTACCGCGCACCGCACGCCCGCGAAAGCTGCGGAACGTGCTCTCCGTCGGCAGCGGATTCGGCGGATTCCAGTCCGCGGTGCTTCTGACGGAACCAGGTGGGAGGACACGATGA
- a CDS encoding ketosynthase chain-length factor has product MSSERARGAAITGIGVIAPNGLHADAYWKSVREGLGALDRITREGCENMPLRVGGEVRGFDPAGLIDERFLVQTDRFTHFGMAAAALALDEAGLGRGDPAEPYSIGVVTAAGSGGGEFGQRELQKLWGQGSKFVGPYQSIAWFYAATTGQVSIWSGFKGPCGVVASDEAGGLDAIAHAARAVRRGTGAMVVGSAEAPIAPYSMVCQLGYPELSTAEDPDRAYLPFTEKACGFAPAEGGAMLVVEDENRARERGTDVRAVVAGHSATFTGASRWEESREGLARAIKGALDEAGCAPEEIDVVFADAMGVPEADRAEALAIADALGAHGSRVPVTAPKTGTGRAYCAAPVLDVASAVFAMENGLVPPTPNVFDICHDLDLVMSRARPAELRTALVLSRGLMGSNAALVVRRGGDSAR; this is encoded by the coding sequence ATGAGCAGTGAACGCGCCCGCGGCGCGGCCATCACCGGGATCGGTGTGATCGCGCCCAACGGACTGCACGCCGACGCGTACTGGAAATCCGTCCGGGAGGGCCTCGGCGCCCTGGACCGGATCACCCGCGAGGGATGCGAGAACATGCCGCTCCGCGTCGGCGGTGAGGTCCGCGGCTTCGATCCCGCAGGCCTCATCGACGAGCGGTTCCTCGTCCAGACGGACCGGTTCACGCACTTCGGTATGGCCGCTGCCGCGCTCGCCCTCGACGAAGCCGGGCTCGGCCGCGGTGACCCCGCGGAGCCGTACTCCATCGGCGTGGTCACCGCGGCCGGTTCCGGCGGCGGTGAGTTCGGACAGCGGGAGCTCCAGAAGCTGTGGGGGCAGGGCTCCAAGTTCGTTGGCCCCTACCAGTCCATCGCCTGGTTCTACGCCGCCACCACCGGACAGGTCTCCATCTGGAGCGGCTTCAAGGGGCCGTGCGGAGTGGTCGCGAGCGACGAGGCGGGCGGTCTGGACGCCATCGCGCACGCGGCCCGCGCCGTACGGCGCGGAACCGGCGCCATGGTCGTCGGATCCGCCGAGGCACCCATCGCCCCGTACTCGATGGTGTGCCAGCTCGGCTACCCCGAACTCAGCACCGCCGAGGACCCCGACCGGGCCTACCTGCCCTTCACCGAGAAGGCCTGCGGGTTCGCGCCCGCCGAGGGCGGCGCGATGCTCGTCGTCGAGGACGAGAACCGCGCCCGCGAACGGGGGACGGACGTCCGGGCCGTGGTGGCCGGTCACTCGGCCACCTTCACCGGCGCCTCCCGCTGGGAGGAGTCCCGGGAAGGGCTCGCCCGCGCGATCAAGGGCGCCCTCGACGAGGCGGGCTGCGCCCCGGAGGAGATCGACGTCGTCTTCGCCGACGCCATGGGCGTACCGGAGGCGGACCGTGCCGAGGCGCTGGCCATCGCCGACGCCCTGGGCGCGCACGGCAGCCGCGTCCCCGTCACGGCACCCAAGACCGGTACGGGGCGGGCCTACTGCGCGGCGCCCGTGCTGGACGTCGCCTCCGCCGTGTTCGCCATGGAGAACGGCCTCGTACCCCCCACACCCAACGTGTTCGACATCTGCCACGACCTCGACCTGGTGATGTCTCGCGCTCGCCCCGCCGAGCTGCGCACGGCCCTGGTCCTCAGCAGGGGACTCATGGGTTCCAACGCGGCGCTGGTAGTGCGCCGCGGCGGCGACTCCGCCCGATAG